In Phacochoerus africanus isolate WHEZ1 chromosome 14, ROS_Pafr_v1, whole genome shotgun sequence, one genomic interval encodes:
- the RAB37 gene encoding ras-related protein Rab-37 isoform X5 yields the protein MTGTPGAAATRDGEAPERSPPCSPSYDLTGKNKVVTVDGVRVKLQIWDTAGQERFRSVTHAYYRDAQALLLLYDITNKSSFDNIRAWLTEIHEYAQRDVVIMLLGNKADVSSERVIRSEDGEMLAREYGVPFMETSAKTGMNVELAFLAIAKELKYRAGRQAEEPSFQIRDYVESQKKRPGCCSFL from the exons ATGACGGGCACGCCTGGCGCCGCGGCCACCCGGGATGGCGAGGCCCCCGAGCGCTCCCCACCCTGCAGTCCGAGCTACGATCTCACGGGCAAG AACAAGGTGGTGACCGTGGATGGAGTGAGGGTGAAGCTGCAG ATCTGGGACACCGCAGGGCAGGAGCGCTTCCGCAGTGTCACCCACGCTTATTACCGAGATGCCCAGG ccTTGCTCCTGCTGTATGACATCACCAACAAATCTTCCTTCGACAACATCCGG GCCTGGCTCACTGAGATTCACGAGTACGCCCAGAGGGACGTGGTGATCATGCTTCTAGGCAACAAG GCGGATGTGAGCAGTGAGAGGGTGATCCGTTCAGAGGACGGAGAGATGCTGGCCAGA GAGtacggagttcccttcatggagaCCAGCGCCAAGACCGGCATGAACGTGGAGTTAGCCTTTCTGGCCATTGCCAA GGAGTTGAAGTACAGAGCCGGGCGGCAGGCCGAGGAACCCAGCTTCCAGATCCGAGACTACGTGGAGTCCCAGAAGAAGCGGCCTGGCTGCTGCTCCTTCTTGTGa
- the RAB37 gene encoding ras-related protein Rab-37 isoform X3, translating to MPGIWAGSVGEGSGRSEGLPSGPQPHLLLLQSGQYEPSGTPCFSAEVMLLGDSGVGKTCFLIQFKDGAFLSGTFIATVGIDFRNKVVTVDGVRVKLQIWDTAGQERFRSVTHAYYRDAQALLLLYDITNKSSFDNIRAWLTEIHEYAQRDVVIMLLGNKEYGVPFMETSAKTGMNVELAFLAIAKELKYRAGRQAEEPSFQIRDYVESQKKRPGCCSFL from the exons ATGCCAGGGATCTGGGCTGGCTCCGTGGGAGAGGGGAGCGGAAGGTCGGAAGGTCTACCCAGCGGACCCCAGCCCCATCTTCTTCTGCTACAATCCGGCCAGTATGAGCCCTCGGGAACCCCATGCTTCTCAGCAGAG GTGATGCTTCTGGGAGACTCGGGCGTCGGCAAAACCTGTTTCCTGATCCAATTCAAAGACGGGGCCTTCCTGTCCGGGACCTTCATAGCCACGGTCGGCATAGACTTCAGG AACAAGGTGGTGACCGTGGATGGAGTGAGGGTGAAGCTGCAG ATCTGGGACACCGCAGGGCAGGAGCGCTTCCGCAGTGTCACCCACGCTTATTACCGAGATGCCCAGG ccTTGCTCCTGCTGTATGACATCACCAACAAATCTTCCTTCGACAACATCCGG GCCTGGCTCACTGAGATTCACGAGTACGCCCAGAGGGACGTGGTGATCATGCTTCTAGGCAACAAG GAGtacggagttcccttcatggagaCCAGCGCCAAGACCGGCATGAACGTGGAGTTAGCCTTTCTGGCCATTGCCAA GGAGTTGAAGTACAGAGCCGGGCGGCAGGCCGAGGAACCCAGCTTCCAGATCCGAGACTACGTGGAGTCCCAGAAGAAGCGGCCTGGCTGCTGCTCCTTCTTGTGa
- the RAB37 gene encoding ras-related protein Rab-37 isoform X1 — MPGIWAGSVGEGSGRSEGLPSGPQPHLLLLQSGQYEPSGTPCFSAEVMLLGDSGVGKTCFLIQFKDGAFLSGTFIATVGIDFRNKVVTVDGVRVKLQIWDTAGQERFRSVTHAYYRDAQALLLLYDITNKSSFDNIRAWLTEIHEYAQRDVVIMLLGNKADVSSERVIRSEDGEMLAREYGVPFMETSAKTGMNVELAFLAIAKELKYRAGRQAEEPSFQIRDYVESQKKRPGCCSFL; from the exons ATGCCAGGGATCTGGGCTGGCTCCGTGGGAGAGGGGAGCGGAAGGTCGGAAGGTCTACCCAGCGGACCCCAGCCCCATCTTCTTCTGCTACAATCCGGCCAGTATGAGCCCTCGGGAACCCCATGCTTCTCAGCAGAG GTGATGCTTCTGGGAGACTCGGGCGTCGGCAAAACCTGTTTCCTGATCCAATTCAAAGACGGGGCCTTCCTGTCCGGGACCTTCATAGCCACGGTCGGCATAGACTTCAGG AACAAGGTGGTGACCGTGGATGGAGTGAGGGTGAAGCTGCAG ATCTGGGACACCGCAGGGCAGGAGCGCTTCCGCAGTGTCACCCACGCTTATTACCGAGATGCCCAGG ccTTGCTCCTGCTGTATGACATCACCAACAAATCTTCCTTCGACAACATCCGG GCCTGGCTCACTGAGATTCACGAGTACGCCCAGAGGGACGTGGTGATCATGCTTCTAGGCAACAAG GCGGATGTGAGCAGTGAGAGGGTGATCCGTTCAGAGGACGGAGAGATGCTGGCCAGA GAGtacggagttcccttcatggagaCCAGCGCCAAGACCGGCATGAACGTGGAGTTAGCCTTTCTGGCCATTGCCAA GGAGTTGAAGTACAGAGCCGGGCGGCAGGCCGAGGAACCCAGCTTCCAGATCCGAGACTACGTGGAGTCCCAGAAGAAGCGGCCTGGCTGCTGCTCCTTCTTGTGa
- the RAB37 gene encoding ras-related protein Rab-37 isoform X2, translating to MTGTPGAAATRDGEAPERSPPCSPSYDLTGKVMLLGDSGVGKTCFLIQFKDGAFLSGTFIATVGIDFRNKVVTVDGVRVKLQIWDTAGQERFRSVTHAYYRDAQALLLLYDITNKSSFDNIRAWLTEIHEYAQRDVVIMLLGNKADVSSERVIRSEDGEMLAREYGVPFMETSAKTGMNVELAFLAIAKELKYRAGRQAEEPSFQIRDYVESQKKRPGCCSFL from the exons ATGACGGGCACGCCTGGCGCCGCGGCCACCCGGGATGGCGAGGCCCCCGAGCGCTCCCCACCCTGCAGTCCGAGCTACGATCTCACGGGCAAG GTGATGCTTCTGGGAGACTCGGGCGTCGGCAAAACCTGTTTCCTGATCCAATTCAAAGACGGGGCCTTCCTGTCCGGGACCTTCATAGCCACGGTCGGCATAGACTTCAGG AACAAGGTGGTGACCGTGGATGGAGTGAGGGTGAAGCTGCAG ATCTGGGACACCGCAGGGCAGGAGCGCTTCCGCAGTGTCACCCACGCTTATTACCGAGATGCCCAGG ccTTGCTCCTGCTGTATGACATCACCAACAAATCTTCCTTCGACAACATCCGG GCCTGGCTCACTGAGATTCACGAGTACGCCCAGAGGGACGTGGTGATCATGCTTCTAGGCAACAAG GCGGATGTGAGCAGTGAGAGGGTGATCCGTTCAGAGGACGGAGAGATGCTGGCCAGA GAGtacggagttcccttcatggagaCCAGCGCCAAGACCGGCATGAACGTGGAGTTAGCCTTTCTGGCCATTGCCAA GGAGTTGAAGTACAGAGCCGGGCGGCAGGCCGAGGAACCCAGCTTCCAGATCCGAGACTACGTGGAGTCCCAGAAGAAGCGGCCTGGCTGCTGCTCCTTCTTGTGa
- the RAB37 gene encoding ras-related protein Rab-37 isoform X4, with protein sequence MLLGDSGVGKTCFLIQFKDGAFLSGTFIATVGIDFRNKVVTVDGVRVKLQIWDTAGQERFRSVTHAYYRDAQALLLLYDITNKSSFDNIRAWLTEIHEYAQRDVVIMLLGNKADVSSERVIRSEDGEMLAREYGVPFMETSAKTGMNVELAFLAIAKELKYRAGRQAEEPSFQIRDYVESQKKRPGCCSFL encoded by the exons ATGCTTCTGGGAGACTCGGGCGTCGGCAAAACCTGTTTCCTGATCCAATTCAAAGACGGGGCCTTCCTGTCCGGGACCTTCATAGCCACGGTCGGCATAGACTTCAGG AACAAGGTGGTGACCGTGGATGGAGTGAGGGTGAAGCTGCAG ATCTGGGACACCGCAGGGCAGGAGCGCTTCCGCAGTGTCACCCACGCTTATTACCGAGATGCCCAGG ccTTGCTCCTGCTGTATGACATCACCAACAAATCTTCCTTCGACAACATCCGG GCCTGGCTCACTGAGATTCACGAGTACGCCCAGAGGGACGTGGTGATCATGCTTCTAGGCAACAAG GCGGATGTGAGCAGTGAGAGGGTGATCCGTTCAGAGGACGGAGAGATGCTGGCCAGA GAGtacggagttcccttcatggagaCCAGCGCCAAGACCGGCATGAACGTGGAGTTAGCCTTTCTGGCCATTGCCAA GGAGTTGAAGTACAGAGCCGGGCGGCAGGCCGAGGAACCCAGCTTCCAGATCCGAGACTACGTGGAGTCCCAGAAGAAGCGGCCTGGCTGCTGCTCCTTCTTGTGa